A portion of the Microtus ochrogaster isolate Prairie Vole_2 linkage group LG12, MicOch1.0, whole genome shotgun sequence genome contains these proteins:
- the LOC101996162 gene encoding taste receptor type 2 member 39-like — MAQSSDYWIYEVPPFAILILTVVATECLIGIIANGIIMAVNVVPWVQKKAVSINTRILLLLSVSRIGFQSIILVETTFFIFKDSFDDSVSYCFSKVSFVFLNYCDLWFTALLSFFHFVKIANFSYRLFLKLKWRISGLMPWLLWLSVFISLSFSAFFCKDTYIVYNNNSQSSNIFNLTMYMIETNVVNVASLLSLGILPPLIMSTAATTLLIFSLRRHTLHMRNSATGSRDPSRESHMRAIKETSCFLILYISNAAVLFVYMSNVVNASFFWSVVLKIALPSYPAGHSILLIQNNPGLKRAWKQLQSQIHLYLQSRF; from the coding sequence ATGGCTCAATCCAGCGACTACTGGATATATGAGGTGCCACCATTTGCCATCTTAATTTTGACAGTTGTAGCCACAGAGTGCCTCATTGGTATCATTGCAAATGGGATCATCATGGCTGTGAATGTGGTCCCATGGGTTCAGAAAAAGGCAGTTTCCATAAATACTAGAATTCTGCTTCTCCTGAGTGTATCCAGAATAGGCTTCCAAAGCATCATCTTGGTAGAAACGACGTTCTTCATATTCAAAGATTCTTTTGACGACAGTGTTTCCTATTGTTTCTCCAAAGTAAGTTTTGTATTCTTAAATTATTGCGACCTCTGGTTCACCGCTTTGCTTAGCTTCTTCCACTTTGTAAAGATTGCCAATTTTTCTTACCGCCTATTCCTCAAACTAAAGTGGAGAATTTCTGGATTAATGCCCTGGCTTCTGTGgctctctgtgtttatttcacTCAGCTTCAGCGCGTTCTTCTGCAAGGACACCTACATTGTGTATAACAACAATTCGCAAAGTTCCAACATCTTCAACCTCACAATGTACATGATTGAGACTAATGTGGTCAATGTGGCTTCTTTATTAAGTTTGGGAATCCTTCCTCCTCTAATCATGTCCACTGCAGCAACCACTCTGCTGATTTTCTCTCTCAGGAGACATACCCTGCACATGAGAAATAGTGCCACTGGCTCCAGAGACCCCAGCCGGGAGTCTCACATGCGGGCCATCAAGGAAACCAGCTGCTTTCTCATTCTCTATATTTCAAATGCAGCTGTTCTGTTTGTGTACATGTCCAACGTCGTCAATGCCAGTTTTTTCTGGAGTGTTGTGCTTAAAATTGCCCTGCCTTCCTATCCAGCTGGCCATTCAATTTTACTAATTCAGAACAACCCTGGATTAAAAAGAGCCTGGAAACAGCTTCAGTCCCAAATCCATCTGTATTTACAAAGTAGATTCTGA